In Formosa haliotis, the sequence GCATCAGTTAAGCGTGTATTTCTTCAATGCTTTTATAGTGAAACATGCAGAACATAACTCGGGAAAACTTTTATCTAGTAATACCATAGTTTATGCTAGAGCAGCATTAAATTATTGTATTTTTAAAAATTGGGCATATATCTGGGTGTACAAGTATGTGTTTTTTTTATATCGGAATGGTTATATAAATAAAAATGAACTTAATGCTAAAATAAAAATAGCTTTGCAGGGTATATCAGACTTTAAATCAATAAACAATGGAGAATAATAGCTTTAAAATAATAGAAATTCCTAAAATTAAGGATACCCGAGGGAATCTAGCTGTTATTGAAAAAGATTGCCTACCGTTTACATTTAAAAGAGTGTATTATTTATACGATGTGCCTAGCGATGCGTATAGAGGTGGTCATGCACATAAAGATCAATTAGAATTTTTAGTTGCTTTAAGCGGTAGTTTTAATGTGATTTTAGATGATGGAAAAACTAAAAATAGAGTCACTTTAAATAAACCGGACAAGGGACTATTAATACCTACGGGAGTTTGGAGAGAATTAGAAAATTTTTCTTCGGGCTCTGTCTGTTTAGTGTTAGCTTCAGATGAATTTGATGAAGCAGATTATATAAGAGAATACGACGATTTTTTAAAATTTAAAGGCGCTTAAATTAATATTACAGGCATGTAAAAGGGTCTTAGTGTGTAATAAAAGCACTAAAACGAATCGGTTACATTGTAATAAAAATCGCTGTTTAGAATTTAAATTTCTTAAATCTATTTTTTGTTTATGACTCAAGAATTTAGCCGAGTTTTTAGCTAATTTATATTGTATGGCAATAGCAAACCGATTTATATCTAAATACTTTTTTAGCGATTTGTTCTGTAGGGCTTCTGCTTCATAAGTATCTAAATTTATAAATTGTCTCTTATTGGTATTTGAATTTGAAATACGATTATCGGCAAATAAATTATGAGTAGCCGATACGGTATTGGTAAACGCTACGGGATAATTTAAGGCTAGTTTTATCCAAAGATCGGTGTCTTCGCCAGCTCCAAAAGTTATGCTTTCATTAAAACCACCTACCGCCATAAATGCTGATTTAGGTATAGACACTGCCGATGTCCAGGCAATAGAATTAATAAAACTCGCTTCAAAATAATCCTTAACAATACCGTTCCAATTGTCTTGTTTAGGAATGGTGTTGTAGGTAGAAGGAATAATGGTGGTATTTAATTGTTTTTGATAAGCTGTACAGTATAATCCGCAATCTGGATAATTTTGGTATAGGTTAAAAAGGTCTTCTAAATGATGCGTTTCCCAGGAATCGTCTGCATCTAAAAACACAATCCGATCGGAATTAATTTTGCTAACGCCAAAATTTCTGGCAAACGAAACGCCTTGATTTTTTATAGAGAATATTTTTAATCTAGAATCTTTGATGCTATTTACAACCTCCAAACTAGAATCTGTAGAACCATCATTCACCACAATAATCTCAAAATCATTAAAACTCTGGTTTAAAACATTTTGAATAGTAGGTTTTATGTGTTTTTCCTTATTGAAAAGTGGAATAACAATAGAAAAATATGGTTTCATTTAGTTTTTAGTTCGGTTTAAATCGGAATAGCACATATACATTATGCGATACGCCTGTAATAACTTTATAGATGGATTTTTACTTGTTAGCTGTTTTTTTATTTGTTTAGCAGTTTGTTTGTAAAGTGTTGAAATTAGTTGATTTACATGTGTTTTTTTTAAAAACAGAAATAAAACTAATATTTTATTGTTTTTATTAATAGGCATACCGCTATCTATTAATTTTAATAGGGTGTCTGCGGCTTCTTCTTTCTTAGTTATAAAGGTTAAATTGGTTTCTAAGCCTAAATGAAAAACAGGATTGTCTATATGAGATATAGGGGTTTGTAATGCTTTTAATTTCGATCCAAAATAATTATCCAAGCCATAGGCATTATAAGTTATACTGGAGTTGATGAGGTTGAAAACATCTTTTTTCATGCACATATTAGCAGAAACAATGTTTTTGTAAGGATATATTTTTCTCGTGTTTACACTAGTAGCTTCATGTTTAATGCCGTATTTCCAATGTAAAAGAAACTCGGGTTTAGGTTGTGGATCTTTATAAGAAATACCACCAAAAAAGGCTTTAATTTCAGTATTAAACAGAGCGATGTAATTTTTTATAAAAGAATTTGTTGTAGGTAAAACATCTGCATCTAAAAATAAAAGCCAGTCGTACTGAGAGGCATCAGAGAGTAATTGTCTAGTTTTTGTACGTCCATAATTAGCTGGAGATTTTAAATAGGAGGTACAAGATAATGTGTCTATTGCTCTGTTCAGGGCTATATATTCTGGTGCAGAACAATCATCTACACATATAATTTCAAATGATATTTTGGAATCCATAAGTTGTTTATGAAGTTCTTTAACTAAAGGAACAACATTGTAATTATAAATAGGAATTAAAACAGATAGCATTTCGAAATTATATAGCGTAAAAATACGCTTTTTAACACTATTATGCGTGGTAAGGTAAAAAAGCTTTAAGCTTGAAAGCTAAAAGCAATTTGGTGAAAAAGTTATAAATACGTTGAAATTTAACTTTTACGCTGTACCACTTCGTAAAGTTGATTGTCGTCGCACTTTAACGTTTTACTTGGGTATTTAAGCAGTAAAGCATAATCGTGAGTGGCCATTAAAATGGTGTTGCCGTTTTTGTTTATGTCTTGAAGCACTTTCATAACTTCAATACTAGTTTGCGGATCTAGGTTTCCTGTAGGTTCGTCTGCAAGAATAAGTTCTGGGTCGTTAAGTAAGGCACGGGCAATGGCTACACGTTGTTGTTCCCCACCAGAAAGTTCGTGTGGAAATTTAAAGCCTTTGGTTTTCATGCCTACTTTTTCTAGAACTTCGTCTATACGGGTTTGCATAGCTTTTTTGTCTTTCCAACCAGTAGCTTTTAAAACAAAACGGAGGTTCTCGTTAATATTTCTATCCACCAAAAGTTTAAAATCTTGAAAAACGACTCCTAATTTTCGTCTTAAAAAAGGAATTTCTCGTTCTTTTAGCGATCGTAAGTTAAAATCTACGATACTTCCTTCTCCTTCTGTTAAAGGCAAGTCGCCATAAAGGGTTTTCATAAAACTACTTTTTCCAGTTCCTGTTTTTCCAATTAAATACACGAAATCGCCTTTAAACACTTCAACATTAACATTAGATAGCACAAGACTATCACCTTGAAAAATGGAAACATCTTTTAAATGGAGAACAGTTTGGGACATAACAATACAGCTGTTTTTTTGAGACGTAAATGTATCATTTTATAATAACTTTTAAAACACAGCAGTATTCCTTTTTTTTGTTAATCTTTGTAGATTGCAATTTTTACCGAATTCAATAATTATTGCAATAAATTTTCGTTATAGGAAAGAGATTAATTTATCTTTGATTGAAATAAAACTTAAGGTTAATGGCAAGAAGTAACATTGTATTATTTTTATTAGCAATTGTAGTGAGTACGCAAATGTTGGCACAGCGATCTGCAATTTATACAAACGACCAAGTAGAGTACCTAAAGGCATTGTCTTTATATAATAGTAAGCAGTATTTAGCCGCCCAAAATATTTTTACAAGTATTCAAAAGCAGACTAAAGAAGAAGTGATGAAATCGGAATGTGCGTACTATATAGCAAGTGCAGCTATTCGATTAAATCAAATAAAAGCCGACGATTTAGTTGAACATTTTGTCGAAGAATATCCTACAAGTCCGAAACGAAATTCCGCTTATATAGACGTGGCAGATTTTTATTTTAAAGGAGGTAAATATGCACATGCCAAAAAATGGTACGACCGTGTAGATGAACGGTCTTTAACACCTTCTGAGAGGGATAGATATAATTTTAATAAAGGTTACACTGCCTT encodes:
- a CDS encoding sugar 3,4-ketoisomerase, whose protein sequence is MENNSFKIIEIPKIKDTRGNLAVIEKDCLPFTFKRVYYLYDVPSDAYRGGHAHKDQLEFLVALSGSFNVILDDGKTKNRVTLNKPDKGLLIPTGVWRELENFSSGSVCLVLASDEFDEADYIREYDDFLKFKGA
- a CDS encoding glycosyltransferase family A protein, producing the protein MKPYFSIVIPLFNKEKHIKPTIQNVLNQSFNDFEIIVVNDGSTDSSLEVVNSIKDSRLKIFSIKNQGVSFARNFGVSKINSDRIVFLDADDSWETHHLEDLFNLYQNYPDCGLYCTAYQKQLNTTIIPSTYNTIPKQDNWNGIVKDYFEASFINSIAWTSAVSIPKSAFMAVGGFNESITFGAGEDTDLWIKLALNYPVAFTNTVSATHNLFADNRISNSNTNKRQFINLDTYEAEALQNKSLKKYLDINRFAIAIQYKLAKNSAKFLSHKQKIDLRNLNSKQRFLLQCNRFVLVLLLHTKTLLHACNINLSAFKF
- a CDS encoding glycosyltransferase family 2 protein, which encodes MLSVLIPIYNYNVVPLVKELHKQLMDSKISFEIICVDDCSAPEYIALNRAIDTLSCTSYLKSPANYGRTKTRQLLSDASQYDWLLFLDADVLPTTNSFIKNYIALFNTEIKAFFGGISYKDPQPKPEFLLHWKYGIKHEATSVNTRKIYPYKNIVSANMCMKKDVFNLINSSITYNAYGLDNYFGSKLKALQTPISHIDNPVFHLGLETNLTFITKKEEAADTLLKLIDSGMPINKNNKILVLFLFLKKTHVNQLISTLYKQTAKQIKKQLTSKNPSIKLLQAYRIMYMCYSDLNRTKN
- a CDS encoding cell division ATP-binding protein FtsE, with protein sequence MSQTVLHLKDVSIFQGDSLVLSNVNVEVFKGDFVYLIGKTGTGKSSFMKTLYGDLPLTEGEGSIVDFNLRSLKEREIPFLRRKLGVVFQDFKLLVDRNINENLRFVLKATGWKDKKAMQTRIDEVLEKVGMKTKGFKFPHELSGGEQQRVAIARALLNDPELILADEPTGNLDPQTSIEVMKVLQDINKNGNTILMATHDYALLLKYPSKTLKCDDNQLYEVVQRKS